AAGGCTCAAACCCAACGGCGTGTTGTTGTATGCCACTTGTTCTGTGTTACCGGAAGAAAACAGTCAGCAAATTCAGCACTTTCTAGCACAAACCCCAGAGGCTAAATTAGTCGAAATCAATGTGGGCGGTGAGCAATGTTTAATGAAACAGTTCTTTCCTAAATCAGAGGAAGGAGATGGATTTTTCTATGCGAAGTTAGTGAAACAGGCGTAATACGGTGAGTGAGCAATGAAAATCATCATTTTAGGTGCAGGGCAAGTGGGGGCGACGCTTGCAGAAAATTTAGCAAATCATGATAACGATATTACGATTATCGATCATGATCAGAGCCGTTTAATTCCATTGCAAGATAAGCATGATTTACGAGTGATCACAGGAAATGTAGCTTCGCCCCGTATTCTAAGGGAAGCTGGGGCAAGTGATGCAGATCTACTTGTTGCCGTCACGAATAACGATGAAAGCAATATGATTGCTTGCCAGATTGGCTATACCTTATTCCATATTCCGACCAAAATTGCTCGTATTCGTAATGCGGATTATGTACGAGAAAGAGAAGCCTTATTTAACGATGATGTGCTGCCGATTGACCACATCATTGCACCTGAATTGTTGGTAACTCAAGAAATTCTGAGACTAGTGGATTACCCTGGTGCCTTGCAAATTGCACATTTTGCTAATGATTTGATTAGTTTAGTCAGCTTAAAAGCATATTATGGCGGTCCATTAGTTGGTTATCCTGTTTCGGCATTAAGCGATCATTTACCGCATATTGAAGCTCGAATTGTCTCAATATTCCGCCATGAAAAAGCCTTTATTCCACAAGGATCGACCATCATTGAAGCGGGTGATGAAGTCTTTTTTGTGTGTGCAACGCAACATATCAAAGCGGTTATGGCGGAATTACAACGCTTAGAAAAGCCCCATAAACGTGTGATGATAGTGGGCGGTGGTAATGTTGGCACGGCACTTGCGAAAGCGTTGGAAGATAAATGTAGTGTAAAACTGATCGAACGTAATCAAGAACGTGCTGAAAAATTGGCGGCAAAACTTTCCAAAACCTTAGTGTTATGTGGCGACGCGTCCGATCAAGAGCTGCTATTTGAAGAACATATTGAGAATATTGATTTATTTTTGGCTTTAACGAGCGATGATGAGGCGAACATTATGTCGTCTTTGTTAGCAAAACGACTTGGAGCGAAAAAAGCGATTGTACTCGTTCAGCGTATGGCGTATTTACATCTAATTCAAGGCGGAACTATTGATATTGCCCTTTCGCCACAACAAGCCACCATTTCCGCTTTATCGAGCCACGTCAGAAAAGGGGACATTGTGCATGTTGCTTCGCTTAAACAAGGATTGGTTGAAGGTATAGAAGTTATTGCCCATGGCGATCAAGATTCATCTAAGGTTGTTGGGCGTAAAATTAGTGAGTTAAAATTACCACAAGGGGCGATTGTTGGCGCAATCATGCGGCAAGGGGATGTGATGATCGCCCATAAATCGACGGTCATTGAAGATGGCGATCATGTCATTGTTTTTGTTAATGATAAGAAGCAGTCAGCCGAAGTTGAGAAGTTATTCCAATTAGGTGCGTTTTTCTTATAACGACAAGCGGTCACATTTTGCAAAAAAATTGCAGAAAGTGACCGCTTGTATTAAACATTACACTTTCGCTAATTCAGCACGCATTTGATCAATCACCGCTTTGTAGTCAGGTTGATCAAAAATCGCAGAGCCTGCAACAAACATATCAGCCCCTGCTTCTGCAATTTCAGCAATATTATTCACTTTCACACCACCATCGACTTCCAAGCGAATATTAAATCCGCTTGCATCAATGCGACGACGAACTTCACGTAATTTATTAAGTGTAGATGGAATAAATGCTTGCCCACCAAATCCAGGGTTAACTGACATTAATAAAATTACATCAACTTTATCCATCACATAATCTAAGTAGCTTAACGGTGTTGCTGGATTAAACACCAAGCCTGATTTACAGCCATGATCACGGATTAATTGCAATGAACGGTCGATATGTTCTGTCGCTTCTGGGTGGAAAGTAATGAAGTCTGCCCCTGCTTTTGCAAAGTCAGGGATTAAGCGATCAACAGGTTTTACCATGAGGTGAACATCAATCGGGCAAGTAATGCCGTAATCTCGTAGGGCTTTGCAAATTGCAGGACCGAACGTCAAATTCGGCACATAGTGGTTGTCCATTACATCAAAATGAATTAGGTCTGCGCCTGCTTTTAGTACTTCTGTGACATCATCGCCTAAGCGAGCGAGATCAGCAGAAAGAATAGAGGGTGCAATAAGATAAGGTTGTTTTGCCATGGTGGATCTCCTACTTACAAACTCGTTATAGCCTAGCATATTTATACTAAATAAACTTCGATCCATTTCGCAATTTTTCTATTTGAGCTTGCTTGAGATGAAAAAATAATAAAAACCATAAAAAAATTATAGCTTTTTAGTTTGATTTCAGGCAGAATTATTCCCATATTTAATTTATGGTTTTAAGTCTGACTATTTGACTAGGAGAATATATGAAAAAAGGGATTCACCCTGAAAATTATCGTGAAGTGTTATTTTACGACGGTAGTGTGCAACAAGGCTGGATTATCCGTTCTTGTGCGGCAACTAATAAAACAATGGTATGGGAAGATGGTAAAGAGTATCCACTTTATCCGTTAGATACGTCTTCTGCTTCTCACCCTGTTTATACGGGTAAACGTCGTGAAGCAAATACTGAAGGACGTGCAAGCAAATTCAATGAACGCTTTAAAGGCATTTCGAGCTTAACGAAAAAATAAGAAATAAAAGGGGACAAAATGAAAATTTTAAATTCGCTTAAATCAGCGAAATCACGCCACCCAGATTGCCAAGTGGTGCGTCGTAAAGGTAAGCTTTATGTGATTTGTAAAACGAATCCACGTTTTAAGGCTCGTCAGAGATAATTCTAAATCATTATAAAATAAAATAGATAGCGGTGAAGATTAAACCATCTTCACCGCTTTTTTATTGATTTTTGTCAAATAAAATGCATAAGATGTATTTTATTTGCATTTTTATGTTTTACAGATGTTACAATATAGCTACAAGTAACCTACTTATTTAGTAAACTATTTTTGGCTAATTTTACAGAAACGACTTTACCTCGCCGTAGCTTTTTGCGTGGACATTTTTTGAAATCACTTCAGGACGAAAAAGTGGCTCAGCAAGGGCATCAAGCCATTCGAGCACCTTGGACCGATCTTGCAAATTTTTTTGATAAATGCACCGCTTGCGATAAGTGTATTGCTGTGTGTGAAACGCAAATTTTAGTGAAAGGGGCTGGCGGTTATCCTGAAGTCAATTTTATGAATGGACGTGGGGAGTGTACTTTTTGTCAGGCGTGTGTGAAGGCGTGTGAAGCCGATGTGTTTCGTTCAACAGATGAGCGAGCGTGGTTTCATTATGTTGAAATTCAGCAAAGTTGTATGACGTTTAGCGGTGTGGAATGCCGTAGTTGTGAAGATAGTTGTGAAAGCCGCGCTATTCGCTTTAAGCGACAAGTGGGGCGAGTGGCAATGCCTGAATTAAATGTGGAAAGTTGTAATGGTTGTGGGGCTTGTATGGCAGTTTGTCCGACA
Above is a genomic segment from Actinobacillus indolicus containing:
- the trkA gene encoding Trk system potassium transporter TrkA — its product is MKIIILGAGQVGATLAENLANHDNDITIIDHDQSRLIPLQDKHDLRVITGNVASPRILREAGASDADLLVAVTNNDESNMIACQIGYTLFHIPTKIARIRNADYVREREALFNDDVLPIDHIIAPELLVTQEILRLVDYPGALQIAHFANDLISLVSLKAYYGGPLVGYPVSALSDHLPHIEARIVSIFRHEKAFIPQGSTIIEAGDEVFFVCATQHIKAVMAELQRLEKPHKRVMIVGGGNVGTALAKALEDKCSVKLIERNQERAEKLAAKLSKTLVLCGDASDQELLFEEHIENIDLFLALTSDDEANIMSSLLAKRLGAKKAIVLVQRMAYLHLIQGGTIDIALSPQQATISALSSHVRKGDIVHVASLKQGLVEGIEVIAHGDQDSSKVVGRKISELKLPQGAIVGAIMRQGDVMIAHKSTVIEDGDHVIVFVNDKKQSAEVEKLFQLGAFFL
- the rpe gene encoding ribulose-phosphate 3-epimerase — encoded protein: MAKQPYLIAPSILSADLARLGDDVTEVLKAGADLIHFDVMDNHYVPNLTFGPAICKALRDYGITCPIDVHLMVKPVDRLIPDFAKAGADFITFHPEATEHIDRSLQLIRDHGCKSGLVFNPATPLSYLDYVMDKVDVILLMSVNPGFGGQAFIPSTLNKLREVRRRIDASGFNIRLEVDGGVKVNNIAEIAEAGADMFVAGSAIFDQPDYKAVIDQMRAELAKV
- a CDS encoding type B 50S ribosomal protein L31; the protein is MKKGIHPENYREVLFYDGSVQQGWIIRSCAATNKTMVWEDGKEYPLYPLDTSSASHPVYTGKRREANTEGRASKFNERFKGISSLTKK
- the ykgO gene encoding type B 50S ribosomal protein L36 — encoded protein: MKILNSLKSAKSRHPDCQVVRRKGKLYVICKTNPRFKARQR
- the napF gene encoding ferredoxin-type protein NapF → MANFTETTLPRRSFLRGHFLKSLQDEKVAQQGHQAIRAPWTDLANFFDKCTACDKCIAVCETQILVKGAGGYPEVNFMNGRGECTFCQACVKACEADVFRSTDERAWFHYVEIQQSCMTFSGVECRSCEDSCESRAIRFKRQVGRVAMPELNVESCNGCGACMAVCPTQAVTLVRNVQSPLPPKA